One Malania oleifera isolate guangnan ecotype guangnan chromosome 10, ASM2987363v1, whole genome shotgun sequence genomic region harbors:
- the LOC131166804 gene encoding uncharacterized protein LOC131166804: MMEPESSMHSASIANVDESSRNPWDDSPSVYYLHQSDNLGALLVSEILTGENYVAWSRSISIALTVKNKITFIDGTLPQSNFGDSRIRIAWLRANNLVLSWLMNFIAKEIHGSLLYFTAACDVWEELKTRYLLSDGPRVFTLEKSLSSISQGTRLVTEYFNEFKTLWDEYISYRPIPSRRCGTLDKCSYNFLKNFTNRQQSDYVMKFLIGLHDSYSMMRSQLLLQSPLPSMSKVFSLLLQEESQRSLSNAVNFSIDSHAMTAAQTQKSVTTNGTCFKKLKAKGNVIFSHCGYTGHLADNFST; the protein is encoded by the coding sequence ATGATGGAACCTGAATCTTCTATGCATTCTGCTTCTATTGCAAATGTTGATGAATCTTCAAGAAATCCATGGGATGATTCTCCAAGTGTTTATTACTTGCATCAATCGGATAACCTTGGAGCTCTTCTAGTCTCCGAAATCTTGACTGGTGAAAATTATGTTGCATGGAGTAGATCTATCTCCATTGCTCTTACAGTTAAGAATAAGATCACATTCATAGATGGTACTCTGCCTCAATCCAATTTTGGTGATTCTCGGATTCGAATTGCCTGGTTGAGAGCAAATAATCTCGTTCTATCTTGGCTAATGAATTTTATAGCCAAAGAAATTCATGGGAGTCTGTTATACTTCACAGCTGCATGTGATGTTTGGGAAGAACTCAAGACAAGGTACCTTCTAAGTGATGGTCCAAGAGTCTTTACCCTAGAAAAATCTCTCAGTTCGATTTCTCAAGGAACAAGATTAGTCACTGAATACTTCAATGAATTCAAGACCCTCTGGGATGAATATATCAGCTACAGACCAATTCCAAGTCGCAGATGTGGAACTCTTGATAAGTgttcttataattttttaaagaattttacaAATAGGCAGCAATCAGATTATGTGATGAAGTTTCTCATTGGTTTGCATGATTCGTACTCTATGATGCGAAGTCAATTACTTCTCCAATCACCTTTGCCTTCTATGAGCAAAGTTTTTTCTTTGCTACTGCAAGAAGAAAGTCAAAGATCATTGTctaatgctgttaatttttccaTAGATTCTCATGCTATGACTGCTGCACAAACACAGAAGTCTGTTACTACTAATGGTACGTGTTTCAAAAAATTGAAAGCCAAAGGAAATGTTATTTTTTCCCATTGTGGATATACTGGTCACCTTGCAGATAATTTTTCCACTTGA
- the LOC131166542 gene encoding uncharacterized protein LOC131166542 has product MGVLTAATTTTVHDYRLTGTIPNHFSISDKKRVVAFTTPPNYAARLRSLLELRGWKPLWCPTVVVEPTPRTKASLRRHLSAQNPNSDDCIPLDDFSAVAFTSRTGIAAFSETLAELAAPPLGPIGEPLTIAALGRDAELLNEGLISSICENPERIRVLVPPTATPAALAESLGPGRGRRVLCPVPRVLHLEEPPVVPNFLRDLATRGWIPVRVDAYETRWAGRRCAERVAEGGDDGEGLDAVVFTSTAEVEGLLKSLRELGLDWQTVRGRFPGLVAAAHGPVTAAGAEKLGIGIDVVSPRFDSFSGVVDALAVRWQGFDSK; this is encoded by the coding sequence ATGGGCGTGTTAACGGCGGCGACGACGACGACAGTGCACGACTACCGTCTCACCGGTACAATCCCAAACCACTTCTCCATCTCCGATAAAAAACGCGTCGTCGCGTTCACGACGCCGCCAAATTACGCCGCAAGACTTCGCAGTCTCCTTGAGCTCAGGGGATGGAAACCCCTGTGGTGTCCCACCGTCGTAGTGGAACCCACGCCCCGCACCAAGGCTTCCCTCCGACGCCACCTCTCCGCTCAAAACCCTAACTCTGACGACTGCATTCCGCTGGATGATTTCTCCGCCGTCGCTTTCACTTCCCGTACCGGAATAGCGGCTTTCTCCGAAACCCTAGCCGAACTCGCCGCGCCTCCGCTGGGCCCAATCGGCGAGCCACTCACGATCGCCGCCCTCGGCAGAGACGCGGAGCTGCTGAACGAGGGGCTCATCTCCAGTATCTGCGAAAACCCCGAGAGAATCAGAGTCCTGGTCCCTCCGACAGCGACGCCGGCGGCTCTGGCGGAATCTCTTGGCCCCGGGCGCGGGCGGCGAGTTCTTTGCCCGGTGCCGCGCGTCTTGCATCTGGAAGAGCCGCCCGTGGTCCCCAATTTCCTCCGCGACCTCGCGACGAGGGGGTGGATTCCTGTGAGGGTGGACGCCTACGAGACGAGGTGGGCTGGGCGGAGGTGCGCGGAAAGAGTGGCGGAAGGAGGCGACGACGGGGAGGGTCTGGACGCCGTCGTGTTCACGAGTACGGCGGAGGTGGAGGGACTGCTGAAGAGCTTGAGGGAGCTTGGGCTGGATTGGCAGACGGTGAGGGGGAGATTTCCAGGATTGGTGGCGGCGGCGCACGGACCGGTCACGGCGGCCGGCGCGGAGAAGCTGGGCATCGGAATCGATGTGGTGAGCCCTAGATTCGATAGTTTCAGTGGAGTGGTGGATGCTCTTGCTGTGAGATGGCAAGGTTTTGATTCAAAGTAG